In Blautia wexlerae DSM 19850, a single window of DNA contains:
- a CDS encoding RNA polymerase sigma factor: protein MEDRKIIELYNYRSENALIETDKKYGKIVTFLICKLIKNTLDVEECRNDTYLGAWMTIPPIIPDNLKAYLLKIARNQALKKYEYIHAAKRDIDKCVPYEELSNYLAKEYMDDWRENELKEQIDIFMTSLSKSHRQIFILRYWYFMPVKEIAKCTNMSISKVESILFRTRKKLKKQLTERKYL, encoded by the coding sequence ATGGAAGACAGAAAAATCATTGAGCTATATAATTATAGATCTGAAAATGCATTGATAGAAACAGATAAAAAGTATGGAAAAATTGTAACTTTTTTAATCTGTAAATTAATAAAGAATACTTTAGATGTTGAAGAATGTAGAAATGATACATATTTAGGAGCCTGGATGACAATTCCGCCTATAATACCGGATAATTTGAAAGCTTATCTTTTAAAGATTGCAAGGAATCAAGCATTAAAAAAATATGAATATATTCATGCTGCCAAAAGAGATATAGATAAGTGTGTGCCGTATGAGGAGCTAAGTAATTATTTAGCAAAAGAGTATATGGATGATTGGAGGGAGAATGAATTAAAAGAACAAATTGATATTTTCATGACATCTTTATCAAAATCTCACCGTCAGATTTTTATATTGAGATATTGGTATTTCATGCCGGTAAAAGAAATTGCAAAATGCACTAATATGAGCATAAGTAAAGTGGAATCCATTTTATTTAGAACAAGGAAAAAGTTAAAAAAACAATTAACGGAAAGGAAATATTTATGA